In a single window of the Pocillopora verrucosa isolate sample1 chromosome 4, ASM3666991v2, whole genome shotgun sequence genome:
- the LOC131769913 gene encoding sodium/potassium/calcium exchanger 4 isoform X2, producing MRRKRRFKTQLACGGVLAVLFTALAYHDLSKDITSESTAITKEHSEISFTSRHLSAHKTHKLKNCTPPSIEEFPNDFFNQKQRQHGAVIVNFAVAFYMFWAIAIVCDDYFVPCLEIICEKMDLQSDVAGATFMALGSSAPELFASVIGVFVTKGDIGVGTILGSAVFNVLFVIGVCGIGAGTVLYLAWWPLVRDSMFYLFSLVILMLVLMDNIVIWSEATAMVCFYSVYLLIMFFNPRIEAWLYRVTNTTSPEYKSELHANNGKKNGYSKVPGDDSENTEFEKNKEKDDLEEVKEDNEHNKKEEEKETKPVFSESGEHLAHHYEYDQQRPHEVPDLTLGTPLSPPEGVWARFCWALGLPINILFYFTIPDVKKESCRKFVGFSFVVCIVWIGVTSYILVWMVTIIGYTFMIPDTVMGLSLVAFGSSVPDCLSSLFVAQKGDGDMAVSHTVGSNVFDILLCLGIPWLVKTTVWDYDSAVVINSHGLFVSCFFILGSIAVTLFIIYYYKWVLDKKVGCIYLIFYFIFMGISIYVEMKAFGKYNPPMCIVDV from the exons ATGAGACGAAAGAGAAGATTCAAGACTCAGCTGGCTTGCGGTGGAGTACTTGCTGTCCTGTTTACTGCTTTGGCTTACCATGACCTAAGCAAGGACATTACAAGCGAAAGTACAGCAATCACAAAAGAACATTCAG AAATATCTTTTACGTCAAGGCATCTTTCAGCTCACAAAACCCACAAGCTGAAAAACTGCACGCCACCATCGATAGAGGAGTTCCCGAACGATTTTTTCAACCAGAAGCAAAGGCAACATGGCGCTGTTATTGTTAACTTTGCTGTCGCTTTCTACATGTTCTGGGCCATAGCTATAGTGTGTGATGATTATTTTGTGCCATGTTTGGAGATCATCTGCGAGAAAATGGATCTTCAAAGTGATGTAGCTGGGGCTACGTTTATGGCCTTAGGAAGTTCAGCACCTGAGCTTTTTGCTTCTGTGATTG gtGTATTTGTCACAAAAGGAGACATTGGGGTTGGAACTATTTTAGGATCAGCAGTTTTTAACGTACTTTTTGTGATTGGTGTCTGCGGCATTGGGGCAGGCACG GTTTTGTACCTTGCTTGGTGGCCTTTAGTGAGGGACAGCATGTTCTATCTGTTCAGTCTTGTTATACTCATGTTGGTTCTTATGGATAACATAGTCATCTG GTCAGAAGCCACGGCTATGGTTTGCTTCTACTCAGTCTACCTTCTGATTATGTTTTTCAATCCTCGCATCGAGGCATGGCTCTACAGGGTGACAAACACAACTAGCCCTGAATACAAGTCTGAACTTCACGCTAATAACGGCAAGAAAAACGGGTACTCAAAAGTTCCCGGAGATGACTCAGAAAATACTGAATTTGAGAAAAACAAGGAGAAAGACGATTTAGAAGAAGTAAAAGAAGACAACGAACACAATAAAAaggaggaagaaaaggaaacgaaaccTGTATTCTCTG AAAGCGGCGAGCATTTGGCTCATCACTATGAATATGATCAACAAAGACCTCACGAGGTCCCAGATCTCACCCTAGGAACGCCATTGAGTCCACCGGAAGGAGTCTGGGCTCGCTTCTGCTGGGCGCTTGGGCTGCCAATCAACATTTTATTCTATTTCACAATACCAGATGTAAAAAAGGAATCTTGTCGTAAGTTCGTGGGATTCTCTTTTGTGGTGTGCATTGTGTGGATTGGTGTGACGTCATACATTCTTGTTTGGATGGTTACTATAATTGGATACACTTTCATGATTCCTGATACCGTTATGGGACTTTCTCTTGTCGCTTTCGGTAGCAGTGTTCCCGACTGCTTATCAAGCCTCTTTGTAGCGCAGAAAG GTGACGGAGATATGGCCGTGTCGCACACAGTTGGTAGCAATGTATTCGACATCCTGTTGTGCCTAGGAATTCCCTGGCTTGTCAAAACCACTGTGTGGGACTATGACTCAGCCGTCGTCATCAACAGTCACGGACTCTTCGTCTCTTGTTTCTTCATTTTGGGCTCAATAGCTGTCACACTGTTTATTATTTACTACTATAAATGGGTTTTGGATAAAAAAGTGGGCTGCATCTATcttatattttactttatattCATGGGCATATCTATCTATGTGGAAATGAAAGCGTTTGGGAAGTACAACCCGCCTATGTGTATCGTAGACGTTTGA
- the LOC131769913 gene encoding sodium/potassium/calcium exchanger 4 isoform X1, which produces MSWEAHAQYLFEKNVLTRSKKESPSKRPADSLEATMRRKRRFKTQLACGGVLAVLFTALAYHDLSKDITSESTAITKEHSEISFTSRHLSAHKTHKLKNCTPPSIEEFPNDFFNQKQRQHGAVIVNFAVAFYMFWAIAIVCDDYFVPCLEIICEKMDLQSDVAGATFMALGSSAPELFASVIGVFVTKGDIGVGTILGSAVFNVLFVIGVCGIGAGTVLYLAWWPLVRDSMFYLFSLVILMLVLMDNIVIWSEATAMVCFYSVYLLIMFFNPRIEAWLYRVTNTTSPEYKSELHANNGKKNGYSKVPGDDSENTEFEKNKEKDDLEEVKEDNEHNKKEEEKETKPVFSESGEHLAHHYEYDQQRPHEVPDLTLGTPLSPPEGVWARFCWALGLPINILFYFTIPDVKKESCRKFVGFSFVVCIVWIGVTSYILVWMVTIIGYTFMIPDTVMGLSLVAFGSSVPDCLSSLFVAQKGDGDMAVSHTVGSNVFDILLCLGIPWLVKTTVWDYDSAVVINSHGLFVSCFFILGSIAVTLFIIYYYKWVLDKKVGCIYLIFYFIFMGISIYVEMKAFGKYNPPMCIVDV; this is translated from the exons ATGTCGTGGGAAGCTCACGCCCAATATTTGTTCGAAAAAAATGTGTTGACAAGAAGTAAGAAAGAGTCTCCGTCGAAGCGTCCTGCCGATTCCCTTGAG GCAACCATGAGACGAAAGAGAAGATTCAAGACTCAGCTGGCTTGCGGTGGAGTACTTGCTGTCCTGTTTACTGCTTTGGCTTACCATGACCTAAGCAAGGACATTACAAGCGAAAGTACAGCAATCACAAAAGAACATTCAG AAATATCTTTTACGTCAAGGCATCTTTCAGCTCACAAAACCCACAAGCTGAAAAACTGCACGCCACCATCGATAGAGGAGTTCCCGAACGATTTTTTCAACCAGAAGCAAAGGCAACATGGCGCTGTTATTGTTAACTTTGCTGTCGCTTTCTACATGTTCTGGGCCATAGCTATAGTGTGTGATGATTATTTTGTGCCATGTTTGGAGATCATCTGCGAGAAAATGGATCTTCAAAGTGATGTAGCTGGGGCTACGTTTATGGCCTTAGGAAGTTCAGCACCTGAGCTTTTTGCTTCTGTGATTG gtGTATTTGTCACAAAAGGAGACATTGGGGTTGGAACTATTTTAGGATCAGCAGTTTTTAACGTACTTTTTGTGATTGGTGTCTGCGGCATTGGGGCAGGCACG GTTTTGTACCTTGCTTGGTGGCCTTTAGTGAGGGACAGCATGTTCTATCTGTTCAGTCTTGTTATACTCATGTTGGTTCTTATGGATAACATAGTCATCTG GTCAGAAGCCACGGCTATGGTTTGCTTCTACTCAGTCTACCTTCTGATTATGTTTTTCAATCCTCGCATCGAGGCATGGCTCTACAGGGTGACAAACACAACTAGCCCTGAATACAAGTCTGAACTTCACGCTAATAACGGCAAGAAAAACGGGTACTCAAAAGTTCCCGGAGATGACTCAGAAAATACTGAATTTGAGAAAAACAAGGAGAAAGACGATTTAGAAGAAGTAAAAGAAGACAACGAACACAATAAAAaggaggaagaaaaggaaacgaaaccTGTATTCTCTG AAAGCGGCGAGCATTTGGCTCATCACTATGAATATGATCAACAAAGACCTCACGAGGTCCCAGATCTCACCCTAGGAACGCCATTGAGTCCACCGGAAGGAGTCTGGGCTCGCTTCTGCTGGGCGCTTGGGCTGCCAATCAACATTTTATTCTATTTCACAATACCAGATGTAAAAAAGGAATCTTGTCGTAAGTTCGTGGGATTCTCTTTTGTGGTGTGCATTGTGTGGATTGGTGTGACGTCATACATTCTTGTTTGGATGGTTACTATAATTGGATACACTTTCATGATTCCTGATACCGTTATGGGACTTTCTCTTGTCGCTTTCGGTAGCAGTGTTCCCGACTGCTTATCAAGCCTCTTTGTAGCGCAGAAAG GTGACGGAGATATGGCCGTGTCGCACACAGTTGGTAGCAATGTATTCGACATCCTGTTGTGCCTAGGAATTCCCTGGCTTGTCAAAACCACTGTGTGGGACTATGACTCAGCCGTCGTCATCAACAGTCACGGACTCTTCGTCTCTTGTTTCTTCATTTTGGGCTCAATAGCTGTCACACTGTTTATTATTTACTACTATAAATGGGTTTTGGATAAAAAAGTGGGCTGCATCTATcttatattttactttatattCATGGGCATATCTATCTATGTGGAAATGAAAGCGTTTGGGAAGTACAACCCGCCTATGTGTATCGTAGACGTTTGA